In the Candidatus Omnitrophota bacterium genome, one interval contains:
- the fabG gene encoding 3-oxoacyl-[acyl-carrier-protein] reductase, whose translation MLLQGKVVIVTGGTRGIGRATVFEFIQSGAKVVFTYLKSDESAGIILDEIKEMGGEAVALKADTRDYKEAKRVIEETINKFGTVDILVNNAGIIKDKALMMMDPTEWQEVIDTNLTGYFNMAKACIVTMLKQKSGNIVNISSIAGVVGTPRQVNYSSAKAGIIGLTKSLAKEVGPYNIRVNAVAPGYIETDMTKDLKQKENLLKMIPSARFGRPEDVAKVVLFLASSKAGYITGQVIKVDGGLAI comes from the coding sequence ATGTTACTGCAGGGTAAAGTCGTAATAGTTACGGGCGGCACCCGCGGTATTGGCAGGGCTACTGTTTTTGAGTTCATCCAAAGTGGGGCCAAAGTGGTTTTTACATATTTAAAGAGTGATGAATCAGCCGGAATAATATTGGATGAGATAAAGGAGATGGGTGGTGAGGCTGTGGCATTAAAGGCTGATACTCGCGATTACAAAGAAGCGAAAAGGGTTATTGAGGAAACAATTAATAAGTTTGGCACGGTCGATATCCTGGTCAACAACGCGGGGATAATTAAAGATAAAGCGCTTATGATGATGGATCCTACAGAATGGCAAGAGGTTATCGACACTAATCTTACCGGTTATTTTAATATGGCAAAGGCATGCATCGTCACTATGCTGAAGCAGAAAAGCGGTAACATTGTAAACATATCTTCTATCGCCGGTGTTGTGGGCACGCCGCGCCAGGTAAATTATTCGAGTGCTAAGGCCGGTATAATAGGTCTCACGAAGTCACTTGCAAAGGAAGTGGGCCCGTATAATATCAGGGTAAACGCTGTGGCGCCCGGCTATATCGAGACAGACATGACTAAAGATTTGAAGCAGAAAGAGAATCTTTTGAAGATGATACCCTCCGCAAGGTTCGGAAGGCCGGAAGATGTCGCAAAAGTTGTTTTATTTTTAGCAAGCAGCAAGGCAGGTTATATAACCGGACAAGTTATTAAAGTTGATGGCGGTTTAGCAATCTAA